A part of Lacinutrix sp. 5H-3-7-4 genomic DNA contains:
- a CDS encoding P-II family nitrogen regulator has translation MKKVEAIIRKSKFSVVQEALQSVGVNFFTHWDVISIDNENQDVLDLISSEANKENSKKCYLSIIVNDDFKAVTIKAILESASTGAIGDGRIFISTIDEAYKIRTKEKGKKTLR, from the coding sequence ATGAAAAAAGTAGAAGCTATTATTAGAAAATCAAAATTTTCAGTTGTTCAGGAAGCACTGCAAAGCGTAGGTGTAAACTTTTTTACCCATTGGGATGTGATTAGTATTGATAATGAAAATCAAGATGTGTTAGATTTAATCTCTTCTGAAGCAAATAAAGAAAACAGTAAAAAATGTTACTTATCAATAATTGTAAACGACGATTTTAAAGCTGTAACAATAAAAGCAATATTAGAGTCTGCTTCTACTGGAGCAATAGGTGATGGTAGAATTTTTATTTCCACTATTGATGAAGCTTATAAAATTAGAACCAAAGAAAAAGGAAAGAAAACATTAAGATAA
- a CDS encoding ammonium transporter, protein MDNFLSILPNFIAVQETVAATTKDVENAVNAINGDLGMLWMLLSGILVFFMQAGFTLVETGMTRSKNAANIAMKNLLDICVGSLTYWLVGYSLMYGDTSNGWFFWSGLMQGEGADLFFQTMFAATAATIVSGAIAGRTKYSTYAIFSLVMTALIYPIAGGWQWQGSGWLTELGFIDFAGSSIVHSVGGWAALVAAYMVGPRIGKYVDGKVLPIPGHNQILATLGVFVLWLGWFGFNGGSQLAWGGADAIGASNVVLITNLAAAAGGLGALITTWIWYGKPNLPQTLNGALAGLVSITAGCGNMSAIGAVFAGLIGGVIVVFSIEFIEKKLKIDDAIGAVSVHGVAGAWGTLVIGLWGIDGDAGIGLFNGGGASQLGSQAIGVLAYAVWSIVLSFIVFKILKSTIGLRVTEEEERVGLDLSEHGEIAYPGKRDRG, encoded by the coding sequence ATGGATAATTTTTTATCAATTTTACCAAATTTTATAGCAGTTCAAGAAACTGTAGCTGCTACTACAAAAGATGTTGAAAATGCTGTAAATGCAATAAATGGAGATTTAGGAATGCTCTGGATGTTACTTTCAGGGATTCTAGTATTTTTTATGCAGGCAGGATTTACTTTAGTCGAAACAGGAATGACGCGTTCTAAAAATGCAGCAAATATTGCCATGAAAAACTTGCTAGATATTTGTGTTGGTTCATTAACCTATTGGTTGGTGGGTTACTCATTAATGTATGGAGACACATCTAACGGATGGTTTTTCTGGAGTGGATTAATGCAAGGTGAAGGTGCAGATTTATTTTTTCAAACCATGTTTGCGGCAACAGCAGCAACAATTGTTTCTGGAGCCATAGCAGGAAGAACAAAGTATTCTACTTACGCAATATTTTCACTTGTAATGACTGCTTTAATTTATCCAATAGCTGGAGGTTGGCAATGGCAAGGTTCTGGTTGGTTAACCGAATTAGGATTTATTGATTTTGCAGGATCTTCAATTGTACATTCAGTTGGTGGTTGGGCAGCATTAGTAGCTGCATATATGGTAGGACCAAGAATTGGAAAATATGTAGATGGAAAAGTATTGCCAATTCCAGGACACAATCAAATATTAGCGACCTTAGGAGTGTTTGTACTTTGGTTAGGTTGGTTTGGTTTTAACGGAGGATCTCAACTTGCTTGGGGTGGCGCAGATGCTATAGGAGCATCTAATGTAGTTTTAATTACAAATTTAGCTGCTGCTGCTGGAGGATTGGGTGCTTTAATTACAACCTGGATTTGGTACGGTAAACCTAATTTGCCTCAAACCTTAAATGGTGCTTTAGCTGGTTTAGTAAGTATAACTGCAGGATGTGGAAACATGTCTGCAATTGGCGCTGTCTTTGCAGGTTTAATTGGAGGAGTTATAGTTGTTTTTTCAATAGAATTTATAGAGAAAAAATTAAAAATTGATGATGCCATTGGAGCTGTTTCTGTACACGGTGTCGCTGGTGCTTGGGGAACCTTAGTAATTGGTCTTTGGGGAATAGATGGTGATGCGGGAATAGGATTGTTTAATGGTGGTGGCGCTAGTCAATTGGGCTCTCAAGCTATTGGAGTTTTAGCTTATGCTGTTTGGTCTATTGTGTTATCATTTATAGTATTTAAAATATTAAAATCTACAATTGGACTTCGTGTAACTGAAGAAGAAGAAAGAGTAGGTTTAGACTTGTCTGAACATGGTGAAATAGCATATCCAGGAAAAAGAGATAGAGGATAG
- a CDS encoding outer membrane beta-barrel protein, giving the protein MKQLFTLLLLLLSVTLIAQEENSNSSEKKFAFEGSVDTYYRTNFTAPNDENHIAPGTSFADTAGFSLGMGNIIASYEKGKVGAVADLVFGPRGEAASATVLNQLFAFYNISENTKLTLGKFNTYLGYEVISPVGNFNYSTSYLFSNGPFSHTGLKADFTLSEDFSLMLGVFNQTDVTEFNPNGSYAVGAQLGYSGQYLNFLYDDAGLGFEVDYTGGFDVSDNFFLGINAAYADNDGEGFYGADLYPQYSFSDSFSLGLRGEYFQEQSEFVEDNLSVVAVTLTGSYTVEDLIIKPEFRFDSGSEDIFIDTDLMATKSLGSFVVAAIYKF; this is encoded by the coding sequence ATGAAACAGTTGTTTACCCTATTGCTTTTATTGCTATCTGTTACTTTAATAGCTCAAGAAGAAAATTCTAATTCATCAGAGAAAAAATTTGCTTTTGAAGGAAGCGTAGATACCTACTATCGAACTAATTTTACTGCTCCCAATGATGAAAACCATATTGCTCCAGGAACATCTTTTGCAGATACAGCAGGATTTTCTTTAGGAATGGGAAATATAATCGCCTCTTATGAAAAAGGAAAAGTAGGAGCTGTGGCAGATTTAGTGTTTGGGCCACGAGGAGAAGCTGCAAGTGCTACAGTTTTAAATCAGCTTTTTGCTTTTTACAATATTAGCGAAAACACAAAATTAACCTTAGGAAAGTTTAATACTTATTTGGGCTATGAAGTAATATCTCCAGTTGGAAATTTCAATTACAGTACGTCATATCTGTTTTCAAATGGTCCGTTTTCTCACACAGGTTTAAAAGCAGATTTTACTTTATCTGAAGATTTTAGCTTAATGCTTGGCGTGTTTAACCAGACAGATGTTACCGAGTTTAACCCTAATGGAAGCTATGCTGTAGGTGCACAACTAGGATATAGTGGTCAATATTTAAACTTCTTGTATGACGATGCTGGTTTAGGTTTTGAAGTAGATTATACTGGAGGTTTTGATGTGTCTGATAATTTCTTTTTAGGAATAAATGCTGCTTATGCAGATAATGACGGAGAAGGATTTTATGGTGCGGACTTATACCCGCAATATAGTTTTAGTGACTCATTTTCATTAGGTCTTAGAGGAGAGTATTTTCAAGAGCAAAGTGAATTTGTAGAAGATAATTTAAGTGTTGTTGCTGTAACATTAACAGGAAGTTATACTGTAGAAGATTTAATTATAAAACCAGAATTTAGATTTGATAGTGGCTCTGAAGATATTTTTATCGATACCGATTTAATGGCAACTAAAAGCTTAGGATCTTTTGTTGTTGCTGCCATTTATAAATTTTAA